In the Candidatus Methylomirabilota bacterium genome, one interval contains:
- a CDS encoding replication-associated recombination protein A, producing the protein MDLFDPPPSTPPAAPAPLADRIRPRTLDEVVGQQHLIGPDKVLRRALEEGQLHSMILWGPPGTGKTTLASLMAHVAGARFVRFSAVLAGVKEIRQVVAEAEADRARGGKRTILFVDEIHRFNKSQQDAFLPHVEKGTLILIGATTENPSFEVNAALLSRCRVYVLQPLSEDDIVAILERALRDPERGLGGTSAAAEQDALKLIARLSDGDARGALNILELAVTLHAGAVTEGAIRDAVQKKALLYDKSGEEHYNLISALHKSLRDSDPDGALYWLGRMLEAGEDALYVARRLVRFASEDVGNADPQALRLALDAKEAYHFLGSPEGDLALAQAACYLALAPKSNAVYAAWNQVRQDIQDKPAEPVPLHLRNAPTGLMANQGYGKGYQYAHDAAEARVSQEHLPEALRGRVYYRPVDRGLEKELAARLEAWRKWREHQGLR; encoded by the coding sequence GTGGATCTCTTCGATCCCCCGCCGTCCACCCCGCCCGCCGCTCCCGCTCCGCTCGCGGATCGTATCCGGCCGCGCACCCTCGACGAGGTCGTGGGCCAGCAGCACCTGATCGGCCCGGACAAGGTCCTCCGCCGGGCCCTCGAAGAGGGGCAGCTTCACTCCATGATCCTCTGGGGCCCGCCGGGCACCGGCAAGACGACGCTTGCGTCGCTCATGGCGCACGTCGCGGGCGCGCGCTTCGTGCGCTTCTCGGCGGTGCTGGCCGGCGTCAAGGAGATCCGCCAGGTCGTGGCCGAGGCGGAGGCGGACCGGGCGCGCGGCGGCAAGCGCACTATCCTCTTCGTGGACGAGATCCACCGCTTCAACAAGAGCCAGCAGGACGCCTTCCTGCCCCACGTCGAGAAGGGCACGCTCATCCTCATCGGCGCCACCACGGAGAATCCGTCCTTCGAGGTCAACGCCGCGCTCCTCTCACGCTGCCGCGTCTACGTGCTCCAGCCGCTGTCGGAGGACGACATCGTCGCCATCCTCGAGCGCGCGCTGCGCGATCCCGAGCGCGGGCTCGGCGGGACGTCCGCCGCCGCCGAGCAGGACGCGCTGAAGCTGATCGCGCGCCTCTCGGACGGCGACGCGCGAGGCGCGCTGAATATCCTCGAGCTGGCGGTGACGCTCCACGCGGGCGCGGTGACGGAGGGCGCGATCCGCGACGCCGTCCAGAAGAAGGCGCTCCTCTACGACAAGTCGGGCGAGGAGCATTACAACCTGATCTCCGCCCTGCACAAGTCGCTGCGCGACTCCGACCCCGACGGCGCGCTCTACTGGCTCGGGCGCATGCTGGAGGCCGGCGAGGACGCGCTCTACGTCGCGCGGCGCCTCGTGCGCTTCGCCTCCGAGGACGTGGGCAACGCGGACCCGCAGGCGCTGCGCCTGGCGCTCGACGCCAAGGAGGCCTATCACTTCCTGGGCTCGCCTGAGGGCGACCTCGCGCTGGCGCAGGCGGCCTGCTACCTGGCGCTCGCGCCCAAGTCGAACGCGGTCTACGCCGCGTGGAACCAGGTCCGCCAGGACATCCAGGACAAGCCCGCCGAGCCCGTGCCGCTCCACCTCCGCAACGCCCCGACCGGGCTCATGGCGAACCAGGGATACGGCAAGGGCTACCAGTACGCGCACGACGCAGCGGAGGCGCGCGTGAGCCAGGAGCATCTTCCCGAGGCCCTGCGCGGCCGCGTCTACTACCGCCCCGTGGATCGCGGGCTCGAGAAGGAGTTGGCAGCGCGCCTCGAGGCGTGGAGGAAGTGGCGGGAGCACCAGGGCCTCCGGTGA
- a CDS encoding MFS transporter — MSARGRVAYSDRAWLAAICASELGTLLVFSNFSALLPILQEDWGLSNSEAGLIVSFYQFGYIGAVMILATLTDYMPPRRIYLSSAFWTAAASLAFAFWAQGFLSAILLRGAVGFGLAGTYMPGMRMVAERFASGRRGFAMGCYIGSFTLGTSVSLLLTGWANGQWGWRWAFTLTAAGPLLAGLIGWLVLPRGMAAAPKHVPEAAKPGAASINPGAASINKDRLGPVLKNRPAMRLITAYGAHAFELMGMRGWIVPFFTASLVASGTALAEANQRAALAASAVLAIGALPHPFTGLVSDRFGRARPISVLMLLSAACSFAIGWGLAWPFPALVALGLLYGVLITSESAIVSTGIADAAESTYLGRTMALQSTVGFTAGALSPWAVGLVLDWAPRWGASAESKWIWGFGLLGAVALLGPLTVRFKEFTRRPRQV, encoded by the coding sequence GTGAGCGCCCGCGGCCGGGTTGCCTACAGCGACCGCGCCTGGCTCGCCGCCATCTGCGCCTCAGAGCTCGGGACACTGCTGGTCTTCTCCAACTTCTCGGCGCTCCTGCCCATCCTCCAGGAGGACTGGGGGCTCAGCAACAGCGAGGCAGGGCTGATCGTCTCCTTCTACCAGTTCGGCTATATCGGCGCGGTCATGATCCTCGCGACCCTGACCGACTACATGCCGCCGCGCCGCATCTATCTCTCGAGCGCGTTCTGGACGGCCGCGGCCAGCCTGGCCTTCGCGTTCTGGGCGCAGGGGTTCCTCTCGGCCATCCTCCTGCGCGGCGCCGTCGGGTTCGGGCTCGCCGGCACGTACATGCCGGGCATGCGGATGGTCGCCGAGCGCTTCGCCTCAGGCCGGCGCGGCTTCGCCATGGGCTGCTACATCGGCAGCTTCACCCTTGGCACATCCGTGTCGCTCCTGCTGACGGGCTGGGCCAATGGGCAGTGGGGCTGGCGCTGGGCCTTCACGCTGACGGCGGCGGGGCCGCTCCTGGCAGGGCTGATCGGCTGGCTCGTCCTGCCGCGCGGGATGGCGGCTGCGCCCAAGCACGTCCCGGAGGCCGCGAAGCCAGGCGCCGCCAGCATCAACCCAGGCGCCGCCAGCATCAACAAGGACCGGCTGGGCCCGGTGCTCAAGAACCGCCCCGCCATGCGGCTCATCACGGCCTACGGTGCGCACGCCTTCGAGCTCATGGGCATGCGCGGCTGGATCGTCCCCTTCTTCACCGCGAGCCTCGTCGCCTCCGGAACGGCCCTGGCCGAGGCCAACCAGCGGGCCGCGCTCGCGGCCTCGGCCGTGCTGGCCATCGGCGCCCTGCCCCATCCCTTCACGGGCCTGGTCTCCGATCGCTTCGGCCGCGCGCGGCCCATCAGCGTGCTCATGCTGCTCTCGGCGGCGTGCTCGTTCGCGATCGGCTGGGGCCTCGCCTGGCCCTTCCCCGCCCTCGTCGCGCTCGGGCTCCTCTACGGCGTGCTCATCACGTCCGAGTCGGCCATCGTCTCGACGGGCATCGCCGATGCGGCCGAGTCCACCTATCTCGGGCGAACCATGGCGCTCCAGTCCACGGTAGGCTTCACGGCCGGCGCGCTGTCACCATGGGCCGTGGGACTCGTGCTCGACTGGGCGCCGCGCTGGGGCGCCTCGGCCGAGTCCAAGTGGATCTGGGGCTTCGGGCTCCTCGGCGCCGTGGCGCTCCTGGGGCCGCTCACCGTGCGCTTCAAGGAGTTCACGCGCAGGCCCCGGCAGGTTTAG
- a CDS encoding Maf family protein, with the protein MSSKPALVLASASPRRQDLLAGLGIPFTVQPSRVAEVHPPGPAAAAVAAVALDKARAVAREWTGGPAVVLGADTEVVLDGRYLGKPRDAADAARMLRELSGRTHEVVTGLALVDAPSGREETLAVTTRVTMIDASAEEIAAYVATGEPLDKAGAYAIQGQGARLVARVDGCFTNVVGLPVETTRRLLKRWGLV; encoded by the coding sequence CTGAGCAGCAAGCCAGCCCTCGTCCTCGCCTCTGCCTCGCCCCGCCGTCAGGATCTCCTCGCGGGGCTCGGCATCCCGTTCACCGTGCAGCCGAGCCGTGTCGCCGAGGTCCATCCGCCGGGGCCGGCGGCGGCGGCAGTGGCTGCCGTCGCGCTGGACAAGGCGCGCGCCGTCGCGCGCGAGTGGACGGGCGGCCCGGCGGTTGTCCTGGGTGCAGACACCGAGGTGGTCTTGGACGGCCGCTACCTGGGCAAGCCCCGCGATGCAGCCGACGCCGCCCGCATGCTCCGGGAGCTCAGCGGCCGCACCCACGAGGTTGTCACCGGCCTCGCCCTCGTCGACGCGCCGTCCGGCCGGGAGGAGACTCTCGCGGTGACGACGCGTGTGACCATGATCGACGCCAGCGCCGAGGAGATCGCGGCCTACGTGGCGACCGGCGAGCCGCTCGACAAGGCCGGCGCCTATGCGATCCAGGGACAGGGCGCCCGGCTCGTGGCCCGCGTGGACGGCTGCTTCACCAACGTGGTCGGCCTGCCGGTTGAGACGACGCGGCGGCTGTTGAAGCGGTGGGGGCTCGTCTAG
- a CDS encoding D-alanine--D-alanine ligase family protein has product MAKKLRVGVVFGGESGEHEVSLAGAASVMTAMDRERFEPVPIGITREGRWLVGGDPLRALSQEAAGKALGEGGADASVKQELAVRAGDAASSTALQRVESSEGLPPGLRERLDVVWIMLHGPRGEDGTIQGLLELAGLPYVGAAVLASAIGMDKAAMKDMFRAHGLPVVDYLVVKRHEWRRDPAAVERAVAEAIGFPCFVKPANLGSSVGISKVKAQEDLAAALALAAGHGRRVLVERAVEGREVEVAVLGNDQPQASVPGQVCFAHEWYDYETKYGAGRTTFKVPAPLSPEVTARVRELAIRAFKAIDCAGLARVDFFIEGEAGVLVNEINTLPGFTATSAYPKLWEASGISYTELISRLIDLALERR; this is encoded by the coding sequence ATGGCGAAGAAGCTCCGCGTGGGCGTGGTCTTCGGCGGCGAATCGGGCGAGCACGAGGTGTCGCTCGCCGGCGCGGCGTCCGTGATGACCGCCATGGACCGCGAGCGCTTCGAGCCGGTGCCGATCGGCATCACGCGCGAGGGGCGCTGGCTCGTGGGCGGCGACCCGCTACGGGCGCTCTCCCAGGAGGCCGCGGGCAAGGCGCTCGGCGAGGGCGGGGCGGATGCGTCGGTCAAGCAGGAGCTCGCGGTCCGCGCGGGCGACGCGGCGTCCTCGACGGCGCTCCAGCGCGTCGAGTCGAGCGAGGGCCTGCCGCCGGGCCTCCGTGAACGGCTCGACGTGGTCTGGATCATGCTCCACGGCCCCCGCGGCGAGGACGGCACGATCCAGGGCCTGCTCGAGCTGGCGGGGCTGCCGTACGTGGGCGCGGCCGTGCTCGCCTCCGCGATCGGCATGGACAAGGCCGCAATGAAGGACATGTTCCGCGCCCATGGTCTGCCGGTCGTGGACTATCTCGTCGTGAAGCGCCACGAATGGCGGCGCGATCCCGCCGCGGTCGAGCGCGCCGTCGCCGAGGCCATCGGATTCCCCTGCTTCGTCAAACCCGCCAACCTCGGCTCGAGCGTCGGCATCAGCAAGGTCAAGGCGCAGGAGGACCTGGCCGCCGCGCTGGCCCTCGCGGCCGGACACGGCCGCCGCGTGTTGGTCGAGCGCGCCGTGGAGGGGCGAGAGGTCGAGGTCGCCGTGCTGGGCAATGACCAGCCGCAGGCATCCGTCCCGGGACAAGTCTGCTTTGCTCACGAGTGGTACGACTACGAGACCAAGTACGGTGCCGGCCGCACGACCTTCAAGGTGCCGGCGCCCCTGTCCCCCGAGGTGACGGCGCGGGTGCGCGAGCTGGCGATCCGCGCGTTCAAAGCCATCGACTGCGCGGGGCTCGCGCGGGTGGACTTCTTCATCGAGGGGGAGGCGGGCGTGCTCGTCAACGAGATCAACACCCTGCCCGGCTTCACCGCAACGAGCGCCTACCCCAAGCTGTGGGAGGCCTCGGGCATCTCCTACACCGAGCTGATCTCCCGCCTGATCGATCTCGCCCTCGAGCGCCGGTGA
- a CDS encoding arginine decarboxylase, pyruvoyl-dependent has protein sequence MGWKPVTKAATTSGSAEGTTPLNAFDNALLAAGIGNINLVKVSSILPPEATVVDLPRLRPGAIVPTAYAAITSEVPGEVVAAAVGWARPTDPKANGVIMEFHDKATREEAERAIVHMLKESFTVRGWTIRDMKVCAVEHRVERTGCALAAVTLLSDDDVV, from the coding sequence ATGGGCTGGAAACCGGTGACCAAGGCAGCCACGACGTCCGGAAGCGCTGAGGGTACAACCCCGCTCAACGCCTTCGACAACGCCCTCCTGGCGGCGGGCATCGGCAACATCAACCTCGTGAAGGTCTCCTCGATCCTGCCGCCCGAGGCCACGGTTGTGGACCTGCCCAGGCTCCGGCCCGGCGCGATCGTGCCCACGGCCTACGCCGCCATAACCAGCGAAGTGCCCGGCGAAGTTGTCGCCGCCGCTGTCGGCTGGGCCCGCCCCACCGATCCCAAGGCCAACGGCGTGATCATGGAGTTCCACGACAAGGCCACCCGGGAAGAGGCCGAGCGGGCCATCGTCCATATGCTGAAGGAGTCCTTCACGGTGCGCGGCTGGACGATTCGCGACATGAAGGTCTGCGCCGTGGAGCATCGCGTCGAGCGCACCGGCTGCGCCCTGGCTGCCGTGACGCTGCTCTCCGACGACGACGTCGTCTAG
- a CDS encoding class I SAM-dependent methyltransferase, which yields MSQKGRYSAPRYYEIAFDMNRKQEVDFLAHCFRRYARRPVKTVLDIACGTGPHLIRLGRRGYRMSGLDLSPENIAFLRERAAEEGLDVALHVADMTRFTLPRPVDAAICMQDSQGHLLTNEAILAHLRCVAKAVRKGGLYVFDRYMCSSWTDPARRWSWTRQRGRATVRATFEALKDLNPVTQTFYEDMELEAHEDGRRHVYRQRHASRMVFPQELRALVALAGGFDLVEWFYGFKPHLKLDRAHHPLLMVVVLRKQ from the coding sequence GTGAGCCAGAAGGGCCGGTACTCGGCGCCGCGCTACTACGAGATCGCGTTCGACATGAACCGGAAGCAGGAGGTGGACTTCCTCGCCCACTGCTTCCGCCGCTATGCGAGGCGCCCCGTGAAGACCGTGCTCGACATCGCCTGCGGCACGGGCCCGCACCTGATCAGGCTCGGCCGGCGCGGCTACCGCATGTCGGGCCTTGACCTGTCGCCCGAGAACATCGCCTTCCTCCGGGAGCGGGCGGCGGAGGAGGGCCTCGACGTAGCTCTCCACGTGGCGGACATGACCCGCTTCACGCTGCCCCGCCCCGTGGACGCCGCCATCTGCATGCAGGACTCGCAAGGGCACCTGCTCACGAACGAGGCAATCCTGGCCCACCTCCGCTGCGTGGCCAAGGCCGTCCGCAAGGGCGGACTCTACGTCTTCGACCGCTACATGTGCTCGTCGTGGACCGACCCGGCGCGGCGCTGGTCCTGGACGAGACAGCGCGGGCGGGCGACGGTGCGCGCGACGTTCGAGGCCCTCAAGGACCTCAACCCGGTGACGCAGACCTTCTACGAGGACATGGAGCTCGAGGCGCACGAGGACGGCCGCCGGCACGTCTACCGCCAGCGTCACGCCTCCCGCATGGTTTTTCCGCAGGAGCTCCGGGCGCTGGTCGCATTGGCCGGAGGCTTTGACCTGGTCGAATGGTTCTACGGCTTCAAGCCCCACCTCAAGCTCGACCGGGCCCACCACCCGCTCCTGATGGTCGTCGTCCTCCGGAAGCAGTAG
- a CDS encoding HAD family hydrolase produces the protein MTQSPPVCVFDLDHTLVSSPLDLKAVGREMEAFVRERGLPLPRRELRWSGTELFAFVRAEAPALEGEILKIPQRHERRAMEQAVLEPFADEALRAMKRLGFATAIWTNNDRVVANFVLARFDLLPHLDLVVTRDDVTALKPDPDGLRVVRLRWPAAPYIVMVGDAWVDGLAAQAGGIPFIAYRADAAELDRRGVSVTARITSLLDLPAALA, from the coding sequence GTGACGCAGAGCCCTCCCGTCTGCGTCTTCGACCTCGACCACACCCTCGTCAGCTCGCCGCTCGACCTCAAGGCGGTGGGGCGCGAGATGGAAGCCTTCGTGCGCGAGCGGGGCCTGCCCCTGCCCCGGCGCGAGCTGCGCTGGTCGGGAACCGAGCTGTTCGCTTTCGTGCGGGCCGAGGCGCCCGCCCTTGAAGGAGAGATTCTCAAGATTCCCCAACGCCACGAGCGGCGCGCCATGGAGCAGGCGGTGCTGGAGCCCTTCGCCGACGAGGCGCTCCGCGCCATGAAACGCCTGGGCTTCGCCACCGCGATCTGGACCAACAACGACCGCGTGGTCGCCAACTTCGTCCTCGCGCGCTTCGATCTGCTGCCTCACCTGGACCTGGTCGTGACCCGCGACGACGTCACCGCGCTCAAGCCGGATCCCGACGGCCTCCGCGTGGTCCGCCTACGCTGGCCCGCGGCGCCCTACATCGTAATGGTGGGCGACGCCTGGGTGGACGGGCTCGCCGCCCAGGCCGGCGGCATTCCCTTCATCGCCTACCGCGCGGACGCGGCCGAGCTCGACCGCCGCGGCGTCAGCGTCACGGCCCGCATCACCTCGCTCCTCGATCTTCCCGCCGCGCTGGCGTAG
- the speD gene encoding adenosylmethionine decarboxylase, whose translation MQALGRHLLLELFDCDAEALNSLETVKASMVEAAKRAQATIVDVVFHEFNPFGISGVVVIAESHLAIHTWPEYRFAAVDIFSCGDVLQPQTAANYLVEQFGAARASVVELQRGIFLQASPMPHKPAGARAAGARAAVAKVPGAKVPGAKVSV comes from the coding sequence GTGCAAGCACTGGGGCGACACCTGCTGCTCGAGCTGTTCGACTGCGACGCGGAAGCGCTCAACAGCCTTGAGACCGTGAAGGCGTCCATGGTGGAGGCGGCGAAGCGCGCCCAGGCCACCATCGTCGACGTCGTCTTTCACGAGTTCAACCCGTTCGGCATCAGCGGCGTTGTCGTTATCGCCGAGTCGCACCTCGCCATCCACACGTGGCCCGAGTACCGCTTCGCCGCGGTGGACATCTTCTCCTGCGGCGACGTGCTCCAGCCCCAGACGGCGGCCAACTACCTGGTCGAGCAGTTCGGGGCCGCCCGAGCCTCCGTCGTCGAGCTCCAGCGCGGCATCTTCCTCCAGGCCTCACCCATGCCCCACAAGCCGGCCGGCGCCAGGGCGGCCGGCGCCAGGGCGGCAGTCGCCAAGGTGCCAGGCGCCAAGGTGCCAGGCGCGAAGGTGTCAGTCTGA
- the murG gene encoding undecaprenyldiphospho-muramoylpentapeptide beta-N-acetylglucosaminyltransferase, translating to MRVVIAGGGTGGHTSAGLAVAAVLVRDGADVHWIGSHEGVEARRVPEAGLPFHPISTGKLRRYWDRRNASDLLVRVPAGLVQSWRLLRSLRPAVLFSLGGFVSVPPALAARALGIPIVIHEQTAVPGLANRITARFAARIALSFAPSSKGSGSGFPRDRVVLTGNPVREEILGGSREAALGHFGFDAALPLVYVTGGAQGSHRINRVVGEALPRLLAICQILHQCGDNAETGDRYWLQDRARALPPAIRPRYAVRTYVGAELRDVYAAATLLVGRSGAGTVIECCNLGVPAVFIPLPGASGDEQAANAGLVEAAGGAVVLPQADLTAQRLVDTLTRLLADRAALEAMGARARALAVPDAAQRLARLIREVAAP from the coding sequence GTGCGCGTCGTCATCGCCGGCGGCGGCACCGGCGGGCACACGAGCGCGGGGCTGGCGGTGGCGGCGGTGCTCGTCCGGGACGGCGCCGACGTCCACTGGATTGGCAGCCACGAGGGCGTCGAGGCGCGGCGCGTGCCCGAGGCGGGCCTGCCCTTCCATCCCATCTCGACGGGCAAGCTCCGCCGCTACTGGGACCGCCGCAACGCGAGCGATCTCCTTGTGCGCGTGCCCGCGGGCCTGGTCCAGTCCTGGAGGCTCCTGCGGAGCCTGAGACCCGCGGTTCTTTTCTCCTTGGGCGGCTTCGTCAGCGTGCCGCCCGCGCTCGCGGCCCGCGCTCTCGGCATCCCCATCGTGATCCACGAGCAGACGGCCGTCCCCGGCCTCGCCAACCGCATAACGGCACGCTTCGCCGCCCGGATCGCCTTGTCCTTCGCCCCGTCATCGAAGGGGTCGGGCAGCGGATTCCCGAGGGACCGGGTCGTCCTGACGGGCAATCCCGTGAGAGAGGAAATCCTGGGAGGCAGCCGCGAGGCCGCGCTCGGGCACTTCGGCTTCGACGCGGCCTTGCCGCTCGTCTATGTCACGGGCGGCGCCCAGGGCTCTCACCGGATCAACCGCGTGGTGGGCGAGGCGCTGCCGCGGCTTCTCGCGATCTGCCAGATCCTCCACCAGTGCGGCGACAACGCCGAGACCGGCGATCGCTACTGGCTCCAGGACCGGGCCCGCGCCCTGCCGCCTGCGATCCGGCCGCGCTACGCCGTGAGAACGTATGTCGGCGCCGAGCTCCGCGACGTCTACGCGGCGGCGACGCTGCTCGTGGGGCGCAGCGGGGCGGGCACGGTCATTGAGTGCTGCAATCTCGGCGTGCCGGCCGTCTTCATCCCGCTTCCGGGGGCGAGCGGTGACGAGCAGGCGGCCAACGCCGGGCTCGTGGAGGCCGCGGGGGGCGCCGTGGTCCTTCCGCAGGCCGATCTCACGGCTCAGCGCCTCGTGGACACGCTCACACGCCTCCTGGCGGATCGCGCGGCCCTCGAGGCGATGGGCGCGCGCGCTCGGGCGCTCGCCGTCCCCGACGCCGCCCAACGTCTGGCCCGGCTCATCCGCGAGGTCGCCGCCCCCTGA
- the speE gene encoding polyamine aminopropyltransferase produces the protein MSGPPQYKWFFESTTPVEGHMHAIARTIATRQTKFQFMEIFETHSYGKVLVLDGRIQSSQHDEFIYHEILVQPGLLAHPKPVRAMVIGGGEGATVREILRHPSITDCLMVDIDGEVVEECKKHLPEMHQGAFEDSRTRVLHEDARAYLEKTKERFDLIVVDLPEPLEEGPACLLFTTEFYTLVRDRLTDNGIMTMQAGMTKINELFFYGAVNRTLHEVFPVVAPYQGFISCFGTPWGFILASKGTDPRKQTAREIDGLISSRMNPDTLGYWNGAAHLHSFNLPKFLTNALAKNDRVITDKNPLIVS, from the coding sequence ATGAGCGGTCCCCCGCAGTACAAGTGGTTCTTCGAGAGCACCACGCCGGTTGAAGGCCACATGCACGCCATCGCCCGCACCATCGCCACTCGCCAGACCAAGTTCCAGTTCATGGAGATCTTCGAGACCCATTCCTACGGCAAGGTCCTGGTCCTCGACGGCCGCATCCAGTCGAGCCAGCACGACGAGTTCATCTACCACGAGATCCTGGTCCAGCCGGGCCTCCTGGCACACCCAAAGCCGGTCCGCGCCATGGTCATCGGCGGGGGCGAGGGCGCCACGGTCAGGGAGATCCTGCGGCATCCGAGCATCACCGACTGCCTCATGGTGGACATCGACGGCGAGGTGGTCGAGGAGTGCAAGAAGCACCTGCCCGAGATGCACCAGGGCGCTTTCGAGGACTCGCGCACCCGGGTGCTCCACGAGGACGCCCGAGCCTACCTCGAGAAGACCAAGGAGCGCTTCGACCTGATCGTGGTGGATTTGCCGGAGCCGCTCGAGGAGGGCCCGGCCTGCCTGCTCTTCACGACCGAGTTCTACACCCTGGTCCGCGACCGGCTGACGGACAACGGGATCATGACCATGCAGGCGGGCATGACCAAGATCAACGAGCTGTTCTTCTACGGCGCAGTCAACCGGACCCTCCACGAGGTGTTCCCGGTCGTCGCGCCCTACCAGGGCTTCATCTCCTGCTTCGGGACTCCCTGGGGCTTCATCCTGGCCTCCAAGGGCACCGACCCGCGCAAGCAGACGGCTCGCGAAATCGACGGGCTGATTTCTTCGCGAATGAACCCCGATACTCTCGGCTACTGGAACGGGGCCGCGCACCTGCACTCATTCAACCTGCCCAAGTTCCTGACCAATGCCCTGGCCAAGAACGACCGGGTCATTACGGACAAGAACCCCCTGATCGTCAGCTGA
- the speB gene encoding agmatinase, translating into MTPADPRFIACRAPYPDARIVLFGIPFEGSVNLRTGADHGPRDLRIASDSIETYSPALDRDLEDLHMADLGDCELGGGGPREQLARAREEVRGFWRPGLLPVMLGGDHTATLPVIEVLAPAIPDLRILQLDAHPDLREEFLGERYNYASAMARVMEVVAPERVYQVGMRTGAREEYRRKAPHLYPAHAIHPVEAVRSLLPELSRHPLYVTIDVDVLDPSEAPGTGAPEPCGLTARELVEIVRLLEPCTVVGTDLMEVAHAFDPSGRTGITASWILREAILTWWGK; encoded by the coding sequence GTGACGCCAGCCGACCCACGCTTCATCGCGTGCCGGGCGCCCTACCCGGACGCCCGCATCGTCCTCTTCGGCATCCCGTTCGAAGGCTCCGTCAACCTCCGCACCGGCGCCGACCACGGCCCCCGGGATCTCAGGATCGCCTCGGACTCCATCGAGACCTACTCGCCCGCCCTCGATCGGGATCTGGAGGACCTCCATATGGCCGACCTGGGCGACTGTGAGCTGGGCGGAGGCGGTCCCCGGGAGCAGCTGGCCAGGGCCCGCGAGGAGGTCCGCGGCTTCTGGCGGCCCGGCCTCCTGCCCGTGATGCTGGGCGGTGACCACACGGCGACGTTGCCCGTCATCGAGGTGCTGGCGCCCGCCATCCCCGATCTCCGCATCCTTCAGCTGGACGCCCATCCGGATTTGAGAGAGGAGTTCCTCGGTGAGCGCTACAACTACGCCTCAGCCATGGCCAGGGTCATGGAGGTGGTCGCGCCCGAGCGGGTCTACCAGGTGGGCATGCGGACGGGCGCCCGGGAGGAGTACCGGCGGAAAGCGCCGCACCTCTACCCGGCGCACGCCATCCACCCGGTCGAGGCCGTCCGAAGCCTCTTGCCCGAGCTCAGCCGGCACCCGCTCTACGTCACGATAGACGTGGACGTGCTCGACCCATCGGAGGCGCCCGGCACGGGCGCGCCCGAGCCGTGCGGGCTCACGGCCAGGGAGCTCGTCGAGATCGTCAGGCTCCTTGAGCCCTGCACCGTCGTGGGCACGGACCTCATGGAAGTGGCGCATGCCTTTGACCCGTCGGGGCGCACGGGCATCACCGCCTCCTGGATTCTCCGCGAGGCGATTCTCACCTGGTGGGGAAAATGA
- a CDS encoding ABC transporter substrate-binding protein: MTAAGLGLWAAITIAVAGPATSPEYLPLYVAQSEGYFAQEKLEVTLTTERSESDAAQAVARGRADIAATSLDAAYRLGHVKGALPPLLIGLTAAPPVAILVSPSHKETVRSPRDLRGQPVGLPGVGTPEQAMLATILARGGVKIHHVPLRSFSNRALAGALEQGEVAAAVMADPWVTRLVDENVATILVDLRTRSDAARWLGVETVHAALFLRADAAVGEQDLVALAKALLRAVARVSDTPAETLAAGLPASVIGQPGDFALRVAGARQSYLPRGRVTQDMLKASLRQARERTEMPAAVKLPWFRWSPLLLTGPLERATVAGEPPAR; the protein is encoded by the coding sequence ATGACGGCAGCGGGCTTGGGACTCTGGGCCGCGATCACGATCGCTGTGGCGGGACCGGCAACCTCGCCAGAGTACCTGCCGCTCTACGTCGCCCAGTCGGAGGGCTACTTCGCCCAGGAGAAGCTCGAGGTGACGCTCACGACCGAGCGCTCGGAGAGCGACGCCGCGCAGGCGGTGGCGCGGGGCCGCGCCGATATCGCCGCCACCTCGCTCGACGCGGCCTACCGTCTGGGGCATGTCAAGGGCGCCCTGCCGCCGCTGCTCATCGGCCTGACGGCGGCGCCGCCTGTCGCGATCCTCGTTTCTCCGAGCCACAAGGAGACCGTCCGCTCTCCTCGCGATCTGCGCGGCCAGCCCGTGGGCCTGCCCGGCGTCGGCACGCCCGAGCAGGCGATGCTCGCAACCATTCTCGCGCGGGGGGGGGTCAAGATCCACCATGTGCCGCTCAGAAGCTTCTCCAACCGTGCGCTTGCCGGCGCGCTCGAGCAGGGTGAGGTGGCGGCCGCCGTCATGGCCGACCCCTGGGTCACCCGCTTGGTAGACGAGAACGTGGCCACCATCCTTGTCGATCTGCGAACCCGATCCGACGCCGCCCGCTGGCTCGGTGTCGAGACGGTCCACGCGGCCCTTTTCCTCCGTGCCGACGCCGCAGTTGGAGAGCAGGATCTCGTCGCCCTGGCCAAGGCACTCCTCCGCGCAGTGGCCCGGGTCAGCGACACCCCCGCGGAGACGCTCGCCGCCGGCCTCCCGGCGTCGGTGATCGGCCAGCCCGGCGACTTCGCACTGCGCGTGGCCGGCGCGCGGCAGAGCTATCTGCCCCGTGGGCGGGTCACGCAAGACATGCTCAAGGCCAGCCTTCGCCAGGCCCGCGAGCGCACCGAGATGCCCGCCGCGGTCAAGCTGCCCTGGTTCCGGTGGTCTCCCCTGCTCCTCACCGGCCCGCTCGAGCGGGCCACGGTTGCGGGAGAGCCGCCGGCCCGCTAG